CCAGGCGCTGGAAGAATTGGCCAAGGCCATGCGCTGGTCCGTGTTCGGCGAGTAAGCCGCCGCTTTCCCCCACGCCCCAACTTGTCTAGTTTGCCGCAGGCTCGCGACGCGCCTTCGCGCGTTGGTCTTCGTGCATCGTTCGGAGTTCGAGGTCTTGCTTTACGTCTCCACCCGCGGCGAGGCGCCGCCTTTGTCATTCGCCGACGCCCTGCTCGCCGGGCTTGCGCGCGATGGTGGACTTTATGTGCCGCAGGACTGGCCGACGCTGAAACCGGACGAGATCGCGGCGCTGGCCGGCAAGTCCTATGCGGACGTGGCGCGCCGGGTCATCACTCCGTTCGTGGATGGGGCCATTCCCTCCGCCGCGCTCGATGTGATGATCACCGACGCCTACCGCACCTTCCGCCACACCGCCACAACGCCTCTGGTCCAGATCGCGCCCAACCGCTTCATCCTGGAGCTGTTCCACGGCCCGACCTTGGCGTTCAAGGACGTGGCCATGCAATTGCTGGCGCGCATGATGGACCATGTGCTCGCCCAGCGGGGCGGACGGGCCACCATTGTGGGCGCCACCTCGGGCGACACCGGCAGCGCCGCCATCGAGGCGTTCCGGCATTCGGACGCGGTCGACGTCTTCATCCTCTATCCGCACAAGCGCGTGTCCGAGGTGCAGCGGCGCCAGATGACCACGGTGGGCGGGGCCAATGTGCATGCCATCGCGGTGGAAGGCACGTTCGACGATTGCCAGGCCCATGTGAAGGCCATGTTCAACCACCACGCCTTCCGCGACCGGATGGCGCTGGCGGGGGTCAATTCCATCAACTGGGCCCGCATCGTCGCCCAGGTGGTCTATTATTTCTATGCCGCCTCGGCGCTGGGCGCCCCCCATCGGGATGTCTCCTTCGTGGTGCCCACCGGCAATTTCGGCGACATCCTCGCCGGCTGGGTGGCCAAGCGCATGGGCCTGCCGGTGCGCGATCTGACCATCGCCACCAATGTGAACGACATCCTCGCCCGCACCCTGGAAACCGGGCGCTATGAGGTGAAGGGGGTGCAGCCCTCCACCTCGCCGTCCATGGACATCCAGGTCTCGTCCAATTTCGAGCGGCTGATCTTCGAGGCGGTGGACCGGGACGCGGCCAGCGTGCGCACGCTGATGGCCCAGCTCAGCCAGTCCGGCAGCTTCACCCTGCCGCGCCCGGCGCTGGAGGCCATCGCCGCCGACTTCTCTGCCGACCGAGCCGATGAGCCGGAGACGGCAGCCACCATCCGCAAGGTCTATCAGGACACCGGCTACGTTCTCGATCCGCACACGGCGGTCGCCATGGCGGTGGCGGGCAAGGTGGAGCATGCGGCGCGCGTGCCGCAGGTGGTGCTCTCCACTGCCCATCCGGCCAAGTTCCCGGACGCGGTGGAAGCCGCCACCGGCAAGCGCCCGGCTTTGCCGCCCCATATGGCGGACCTGATGACGCGCAAGGAGCGCACCACCGTGCTGCCCAACGACATCGGCGCCATCGAAGCCTTCATCACCACCCATGCCCGCATCTCGGCGGGGGCGCACGCATGAGCTTGAAGCGCACCACGCTGGAGAACGGCATCACCGTCATTTCCGACGCCATGCCCCATCTGGGCACGGCCTCGCTCGGCATCTGGGTGGGCGCGGGCGCGCGCGACGAGGAGGAGGGCGAGCACGGAATCTCCCACCTCCTGGAGCACATGGCCTTCAAGGGCACCCGCCGCCGCTCCGCCCGCCGCATCGCGGAGGAGATCGAGCAGGTGGGCGGCGACATCAATGCCGCCACCTCGGTGGAGCAGACCTCCTACAATGTGCGGGTGCTGGGCGAGGATGTGGGGCTCGGCCTCGATATCCTGTCCGACATCCTCACCGAGCCGGCCTTCGCCCCTGACGAACTGGCGCGGGAGAAGAATGTCATCGTCCAAGAGATCGGCGCGGTCCAGGACACGCCCGACGACCTGGTGTTCGACCTGTTCCAGGAGACTGCCTTTCCGGCCCAGGCGGTGGGTCGTTCCATCCTGGGCACGCCGGATACGGTGCGCTCGTTCGATCCGCAGGCGCTCGGCGCCTATCTGACGCGTACCTATCGCGGGCCGCGGATGGTTGTCTCGGCCGCCGGCGCGGTGGATCACGACCATCTGGTGGAAGAGGCGGCGCAGCGGCTGAAGTCCGTTGCGTCCGCCCAGAAGCCGGTCACGCCCGATGCCCGCTATGGCGGCGGCACCTTGCTCACCCCGCGCGACCTGGAACAGGTGCATGTGGTGCTGGGCCTGGAAGGGCGGACCTACAAGGATCCCGGCTATCACGCCCTGCAGGTGCTCACCAATGTGCTGGGCGGCGGCATGTCCTCGCGTCTCTTCCAGGAGGTCCGCGAGGAGCGGGGTCTGTGCTATTCCATCTATGCCTTCCACTGGTCCTATGCCGACACCGGCCTGTTCGGCGTCTATGCGGGCACGGACGTGGGGGACGTGGGCGAACTGACCAGCGTCGTCATCGACCAGATCATCGCCGCCGGCGAGACCGTCACGGAGACGGAGGTCGCCCGCGCCAAGGCGCAGATGAAGGTGGGGCTGCTCGCCGCGCTGGAAAGCTCCGGTGCGCGGGCCGAGCAGCTGGCCCGCCAGATCCTCGGCTTCGACCGGGTCATCCCGCTGGAGGAGATCGTGGCCAAGGTGGAGGCGGTCACGGTCGAGGGCGTTCGCCAGGCGGCGCGCGACCTGGTCGCGGCGGGCCGGCCGACCCTCGCGGCGATTGGTCCCGGCGCGGGGCTTGAACCGGCCGCCCGCGTGGTGGAACGTCTGAGAGTGTAGCCGGCGCGGGATCCTGTGTTCCTGTCGCCGGAGGGCCGTGCCGGTGGCGTCCTTGCGGACGCGGGCGGCAGGTGCCTTATCCCAAGTCGCTGCCACGAGTCCCGTTCATGTGGTTCCTGAGGACCGTCTTCGGCAATGAAGTGCTTCCCGTGATCCCCGGTCGCGGGGTCTATCTGCGGGTGCCGCAGATGCAGGACTATCCCGCTTGGCGTGATCTGAGGGAGGAGAGCCGATCCTTCCTGACCCCTTGGGAGCCCGTCTGGCCGGCGGACGATCTGACCCGCACCGCTTTCCGCCACCGCCTGAGGCGCTATGCCCGGGATATGATGTCGGACGAGGCCTATCCGCTGTTCATCTTCCACGAGCGGGACCATGTGCTGCTCGGGGGACTGACCCTGTCCAACGTCCGCCGCGGCGTGTGTCAGGCGGCGAGCCTCGGCTATTGGATGGGGGAGCCCTATGCCGGCAAGGGCTATATGCGCGCCGCGGTGAGCGCGGTGCTGCCGGTGGCCTATGAGGCGCTCCGTCTGCGGCGGATCGAGGCGGCGTGCATGACCAACAATCTGGCCTCCATCCACCTCTTGGAGCGGCTCGGCTTTGTCCGCGAGGGGTATGCCCGGCAATATCTGTGCATCAATGGGAACTGGGAGGACCACTTCCTGTTCGCCCGGCTTGCCACCGATCCCCTGCCGGATTTGGCGGGTCCGCCGTCAGGGCGCGCCCGCCAGTCGCAGCCGGCGCAGTGAGCGCTTGATTCTCCAGTGAAGGGTCACGTGCGAGATTCGTGTTCTGAGTCAGGAACTCTTGATAAGTCGTTGTATAAAAATATGAAAATCGGCACACCCTCTCTGGGTGTGATCTGATCCTAAACCATCGATTCAAAAGGGCGGGGCCTGCGCGAACGCGGCTGAGGGGGCGTCGTCAGTTGCCTGCGGCCTTGGCCGGAACCGGGGGCAAAGCCGAGGGCTTGGCCAATTGCTCGATCACCGAGCGCACCGCAGCCTCGCCATTGCTGCGGTTCCGCACCGCCTCCAGCAAGGGCTGGGCGGCGCCTGAGCGGCGGATGAGGATCTGCGGATCAAGCACCACGAAGGCACCGCTCCAGGGGCCTTGCACCATGAAGGGCAGGTCGAAGTCGGGCTTCGGCCGATCCGTCCCTGCCGCGGGCGGGGGCGAGAGAAGGATGGCCTCCCCCTTCAAGTCGATCTCGCGCCGCGCCACCGAGACATTGCCGGAGAGCGAAAGACTGACCTGCTTGCCGCGCACGCTTGCCTCTTCGATGGTGGCGGTGCCCCGGTCGAGCTGCACCTTGGCAGCCAAGGTGTCATAGGCGGTCTTCCCGCCCCTGAGATCGCCACCGCCCGAAAGCGGGCGGCGCTCGATGCGGTTGAGCACCTGCGCCACGTCGATCCCGAGCACGGCCCCGTCGGTGCCGGTCAGTTCGATATGGCCAGTAAGAGACTGTGCGATATCGAGGATGCTGCTGCCGGAGCCTTCGAGTTGCACCTCCAGGTCGCCCGTCCCGTCCAGGCGGCGCACGCCCATCAGGTCGTCGAGGGCGGGAAGGAGCGCCACCTTGTTGCCTTCGGCTTCGACACGCACCGTGGCGCCCTGGCCGTCGGGTGCAGGCCCCACGGAAAGCGAGGCCCGCACATCTCCGCCCCAGGCATGGGCGGTGCCCACCGCGACGGTCAGGCGACCCGAGCGCACCATGGCGCTGGTGGCCACACGCTCGAAGGTGCTCTCGTCCGCCGTCACGGACGCCGCCGAGAAGCGCAGGTCGAGGTCGAGGCGGGACAGGCGCTTCAGGTCGAGGGGCGTACGGTCCCACACATTGGTCGCGGCGTCGGAGAGCATCATGCGCCCATAGGGCGTCACGTCCAGCCGGTCGGAGGCGAAGGTGCCCTGGATCATGGGCCGTCCCGCGTCTAGCTTGGCGCTGAGCGCGCCTTCGCTCTGGTTGCCGTCCAGCTTCAGCGTCAGGGCGGTGAAGGCGGCGGCATCCTCGCTCGCCTGTACCTTGCCGGAGAAGGCGAACTGCTTGAGCCCGCCAGCCGTGGGCGGGTCAAGTCCGATCCAGGTCAGAAGGCCCCGCAAGGACGGGGTCTCGCCGGACACGTCGCCATTGGCGCCCGGCTTGCGCCCGCCAGAGGCGGTGCCACGGAAGCGCATCCACGATCCGCCGGTCGCCAGTTCGACGCGGGTCTCGGTGGTTTTTCCGGTCAGGAAATCCAACACATTGGCGATGGAGATCCGCGCCTCGCACTCCACGTCCCGCCACGTGAACACGGCGGAGAGGGAGGCGCCTGCGCCGCCGGACGTACGCACCAGGCGCGCATCAATGCCGTTAATGAGTTCGCGTGTGAGGCCATCCCGCGCGCGAAGCACCACCGTGCCCTTCACCAGCCGCAGTTCCGGTGCGTCGCGGGACACAACCAGGGCCGCTACCGCCACTGGCGGGGCCGAGGCGGTCGAGGTCACGATCAGCGTCGGCCGCTCCAGGGCGACGTCTGCCACTTCTATCCGGCCGACCAGAAGGGGCATCAGCTTGAGATTGGCCACGGCGCCTTCGGCATCGAGCGTGCCGCCGCCGGGCAAGGGAAAAACCACCCGGGTGAGATGCACCTGGGGGAGGGGAAAGAGCTTGAACTCGGCCTCGCCGTCGAGCGACGCCATCTGCCCCGTCGCCTGCATGATGGCGTCGGTCGACAAGCGGCGCAGGTCGCTCTTGGACACCAGCATGGGCACGAAGGCCATGGCGGCGAGCAGTGCGAGCGCGAGGCCACCGATCGCCATGGCCGAAATGGCCAGGGCACGGCGAGCCGTGTCTTGGAATGTCACCACCAGATCTTCCGGTCTTCGGTCAGGCGGGACCACGCTCAGCCAACGACTCGCCCCCGTTTGCCTGAGTGGTTTCCCATGTTGCACAAACTTTCCAGGCGGTCTGTGTCGGTTTCAAGGCTGGCCGGCCTTGGAACCGCTGTGCGTCACACGCTGCCACTGGGTTGTTGCAGAGAAGCCTCACCCTCCTGCGCGCGCCGGGAGAGGCGGGCGAGGAGGATCACCGGGCCGAGGCCAACCAGGATGATGGCCAAGGCGGCGAGCGCGCCGTCCTCATAGGTCCCCCGGGCTGCCTCCCCATAGATATGGGTGGCCAGCGTCTCAACGCCGAGGGGGCGCAGAAGCAGTGTCGCCGGCAATTCCTTCATGCCGTCCACGAACACGATCAAGGCTGCCGTGGCGGCCGCCGGCCGCAGCAAGGGCACATGGATGCGTTCCACCACGCGGGCGCGGGTGGAGCCGAGGCTGCGGGCCGCCATGTCCAGGTGCAGGGACATCTTGGCATAGCCGGCCTCAAGGCCGCCAATGGGGATGGACAGGAAGCGGATGGCATAGGCGATCACCAGCGCCGCCCCCGAGCCCGACAGGATGAGGCCCGTCCCGCTGCCCGTCATCTGGAGCATCAGCCCGTTGACGAGATTGTCGAAGCCGGCGAGGGGGGTGAGCAGGCCGATGGCCAGCACCGTTCCGGGAATGGCGTAGCCGGTGGAGGCAAGTCGCGCCAGGGCCGGCACCACCGGTCCGCGCGCAAGACGCAAAGCCACCGCCACCACGGCGCCGAGCACCAACGCAAGCAGCGTTCCGCCCCCCGCCAGCAGGGCGCTGTTGCGCGCCTCCGCCCACAAGGTCGGGGGAATGCCGACGGCCCCGATGCGATGGGTCACCGCCACGGCCAGGTGAAGCACCGGGACCAGGAACCCGAGCGTCAGCGGAAGGGTGCACGCCAGGATGGCGCCCGCGGCCCGAAGCCCCGTGAGCCGAAGCGCCGGCCGCCCGCGCGCCGATCCCGTTCCCACATAGCGCGCGCCCTTGCGGGCCGCCCGTTCGGCGGCGATCAGCGCCAGCACCACCCCCAGCATCACCAGTGCGATCTGCGCTGCGCCCGGCAGATTGGAGCGGTTGACCCAGGTGGCATAAATGGAAACCGTCAGGGTGCGCATGCCGAGGAATTCGGAAGCGCCGATATCCCCGAGCACCTCAAGCAGAGCCAGGGTCATGCCGGCGACGATGGCGGGGCGCGCGAGGGGCAGCGCAATACGCACCATGGTGCGCCAGGGGCCGGCCCCCAGGGTGCGTGCCACCTCCAGCACCGCCGCCGACTGCACCATGAAGCTGGCGCGGGCGGACAGGTAGACATAGGGATAGAGCACGCAGGACAGGACGAAAACGCAGCCGCCCGCCGACCGTAGGTCTGGCAGGCGCAGGCCGCGCGGGCTGGAAATGCCCAAGATCCAACGGATTGCACCCTGAACCGGACCTAAAGGGTGAAGAATGTCCAGATAGGAATAGGCGACGATATAGCCGGGCACCGCCAGGGGCAGGAGCAGGGCCCAGTCAAAGACGCGCCGTCCGGGAAAATCGCAGGTGGAGACCAGCCAGGCGCAGGGCACGGCCACGATCACCGTGAGGGTCCCTACGCCGATGAGCAAAATGCCGGTCTGGAGAAGCGCCTCCGGCAGCACATGCTCCATCAAATGGGGCCACAGGTCCCCGGAGCCTTGCGCAGCAATGGCGGCAAGCGCCGCGATGGGGAGGCAAACCACGGCCGCCACCAGTCCCGCCGCCAGTACGAGCCCATTGGGTCGCGAGGGGTGGGACATGGAGAACCGGCGGGGGCCGGATGCGGCCGTGGTGGTCACGCGGGCCGAAGGGTCAGCCGTCGAAGCCCACCTTGTCGATAAGTTCGCTGGCCTTCTTGCGCGCCTTGGCGATCTCAACCAGGGAGATGGGGTCCACCTTCAGCGGGCCGAGGTCGGCAATGAGCGGATCAAGCTCGGCGCCCTGGCGCACGGGATATTCGTAGTTCTGCTTGGCATAGAGCGCCTGCATCTGCGGGGACACCGCAAACTCCAGCAGCTTCACCGCATTGGCCTTGTTGGGAGAATTCTTGGCCACGGCCGCGCCGGACACGTTCACATGGGTGCCGCCGCCTTCGAAGGTTGGCATCACCACGGTGATGGCGTCGCCCCACTTCTTCTGGTCCGCGCCGCCCTTGCCCGAGCGCATGAGCGCCACATAATAGGAATTGCCCACTGCGAGATCGCAAATGCCACCCAGGATATCGCGCGCGCCCTCACGGTCGCCGCCGGTGGCCTTGCGGGCCAGATTGGCCTTCAGGCCCTTGAGCCACGCCTCGGTCTTCTCTTCGCCGTGATGGACGATATAGGCCGCGGTCAGCGCCACATTGTAGGGATGCTGGCCGGAGCGAATGCAGATCTTGCCCTTCCACTTGGGGTCGGCCAAGTCTTCATAGTGGAAATTCACGAGCTTGGGCTCTTCCTTGGTCTCGTAGACCAGCCGGGCGCGCATGGAGAGGGCATACCAATTGCCTTGGGGATCGCGCAGATTGGCGGGGACGGCAGCGGTCAAAGCCGGCGTGGTGACCGGCTGAGTCACGCCCGCATCCACCACGTCGAGCAGATTGCCCACGTCCACCGTGATCAGCACATCGGCCGGGGAGGCGGCGCCTTCCGCCTTCACACGCTCGGCGAGGCCGTCCTTCACGAAGACGCTGTTGACCTTGATGCCGGTTTCCTTGGTGAAGGCCTCGAACAGCGGAGCGGCAAGGGCCGGCTCGCGGGTAGTGTAGACATTCACCACCTCTTCCGCAGAGGAAGATGCCGAAAAGGCAATCGCGGAGACACTTGCGGCAAGAACAGTGCGCAGCAGGATCGGCTTCAGCATAAGGTCCTCCGCTGCCCGCATGTTTCTAAAGTTTGCGGGACTGTGCATGAGAGGATCGGCTAACCCGCCTCGGCACCTTGCGTCAAACAAAATACGAAGATGCTCAATATCTTAGAGAAACTCTAAACCCTGTTGTGCGCGCGTGAGGCGGGTGGGAGGGGCGGCGCCCCTCCCGCGTCCGTCCCATCAATCTCCCTTGATGAGGTCGACCACTGCACCCGCCATAGAGCCGAGGCCGCCCGAAATGACCGTGCTGCCGCCGATCATGCCCGCCACGAAACCGACGGTGGCCCCGGTCGCCATGGCGGGAAGGGCGACGCAGGCGGCGGCGATGCCGCCGATGGCCGCGGCTCCTCCGCCGACAATCGCTTGCCAGGATACCCCGCCCACAACGTTTTCGAGGTCATCCCCCGAGAGCGGCGCGATGCCCTTCGCGTCCAGCTCCCGCTTGGCTCCGTCGATCAAGGCGTCCGCCTCATCCTCGGTCAGCGCGAAGCCCTGCCGCCCCGCATAGGCGGCAAGGTCTGCCGGACTGGAGACGCTGCGGGCGAGGTCCAGGAATTCCGGCGACTTGAAGTCGAGGCCGTTGGCAAAGTCAGTGAAGGCTTGAACTGTCATAGGAGTGCTCCCTGTAATTCCATGCGCGCGGAAACCGGTTGCGGATCTCCGCTCCTTTCCGCGCGCACCCGGCACGATCCGAGCCTCGCTTCATTTGAGCGCGTCGACGATGGCGCCGACGCCGGTGCCGATGGCAGCGCCGACACCCGTGGTTCCGCCGACGACGATGGCGCCGACGGCGAGCCCCACAGCGATGGGAGCGGCCACGGTTGTGGCAACGAGCCCGCCAATCGCCCCGATTCCCCCGCCGACCAGTGCGCCGATGGCCGAGATGTTCAGGCCGCCCGCGACGCCATCCAGGGCCGCGTCGGACAGCGACATCTCTCCCCCCTGATCCCGTCCGGCGGCAAAGATGGCCGACCGCATGGCCAGGATCTCGTCTTCCTCTTCCGTGCTCAGGTCGCTTCCGACGCCATGGGCATAGGTGCGCAGCGCCTCCTTGCTTTCGGTGGCCTTGAGGAAGGCGTCGAATTCATCGGTGCCCAGCTTGATGCCGCGCACATGTTCAGAGAACGTCTCAATCGACATGGGTCACCATTGGCGTTGTTGCGTCGTTTCCTGTCGATCCAGATATCGCGGCACACCTCATCCTAGATGAAGCGTGCATTCTCCAGTTGTTGGCGCGCGTAGGAGCGACGAAGGGCACGACGAGACGAGTGTATAGTTTCCATCCAGCGCATCCGGCCGCGCTCGTTTGCACGAACATCGTTTGCTGAGCCGGACGAGGCGTAAACTATAGGGGTGACACCGGGAAATCATTGAAATAATAAGAAATAATCAAGATAATTACCATCTGAATGTTTCATTTTCTTGCCGCGTCTATTCGGGGGCGTGGGTCTCTTGCTCTGGGCAAGACCCGAGGCATCACCGGGTTTCCTCGCGGGCAGGTCCTGCAGCCGCTTCCGATGGCTTGCGCGCGCATTGTCTTGCGGACGGAGCACATGAGCGACGCGCCGGATGGCGAAAGCCAATCGGGTGGGTGTCGTTGTCGTAAACGACAAAGGCCCGAACCTTTCGGTTCGGGCCCTTGCAGTCAGGTCCTGTCCTCCGGCGTAAGAAACGCTGAAGGATCAATCCTCTTCGAGCTCGCCGATATGGTGCTGGGCGTAGAGCTGCACGCCGAGCTTAGCCACCAGATCGAGCTGGGTCTCGAGGAAGTCGATATGGCCTTCCTCATCCGTCATCAGTTCCTCGAACAGGTCGCGGCTCGGGAAGTCCTTGACCGTCTGGCAATAGGCGGCGGCCTCCTGGTAGAGAGCGCGGGCACCTTCCTCGGCGGCGAGGTCGGCTTCCAGGATCTCCTTGATGTCCTGGCCGATCCGCAGCGGGTCCAGCACCTGCATGTTCGGGAAGCCGTCCAGGAACAGGATGCGATCCACGAATTTGTCGGCGTGCACCATCTCCTCGATGGACTCGGCGCGCCACTTCTTGGCCAGCGCCTTGTAGCCCCAATTGTCGAGCATGCGGTAGTGCAGCCAGTACTGGTTGATCGC
This genomic interval from Aquabacter sp. L1I39 contains the following:
- a CDS encoding M16 family metallopeptidase, whose translation is MSLKRTTLENGITVISDAMPHLGTASLGIWVGAGARDEEEGEHGISHLLEHMAFKGTRRRSARRIAEEIEQVGGDINAATSVEQTSYNVRVLGEDVGLGLDILSDILTEPAFAPDELAREKNVIVQEIGAVQDTPDDLVFDLFQETAFPAQAVGRSILGTPDTVRSFDPQALGAYLTRTYRGPRMVVSAAGAVDHDHLVEEAAQRLKSVASAQKPVTPDARYGGGTLLTPRDLEQVHVVLGLEGRTYKDPGYHALQVLTNVLGGGMSSRLFQEVREERGLCYSIYAFHWSYADTGLFGVYAGTDVGDVGELTSVVIDQIIAAGETVTETEVARAKAQMKVGLLAALESSGARAEQLARQILGFDRVIPLEEIVAKVEAVTVEGVRQAARDLVAAGRPTLAAIGPGAGLEPAARVVERLRV
- a CDS encoding Fe(3+) ABC transporter substrate-binding protein, which translates into the protein MLKPILLRTVLAASVSAIAFSASSSAEEVVNVYTTREPALAAPLFEAFTKETGIKVNSVFVKDGLAERVKAEGAASPADVLITVDVGNLLDVVDAGVTQPVTTPALTAAVPANLRDPQGNWYALSMRARLVYETKEEPKLVNFHYEDLADPKWKGKICIRSGQHPYNVALTAAYIVHHGEEKTEAWLKGLKANLARKATGGDREGARDILGGICDLAVGNSYYVALMRSGKGGADQKKWGDAITVVMPTFEGGGTHVNVSGAAVAKNSPNKANAVKLLEFAVSPQMQALYAKQNYEYPVRQGAELDPLIADLGPLKVDPISLVEIAKARKKASELIDKVGFDG
- a CDS encoding AsmA family protein — its product is MVTFQDTARRALAISAMAIGGLALALLAAMAFVPMLVSKSDLRRLSTDAIMQATGQMASLDGEAEFKLFPLPQVHLTRVVFPLPGGGTLDAEGAVANLKLMPLLVGRIEVADVALERPTLIVTSTASAPPVAVAALVVSRDAPELRLVKGTVVLRARDGLTRELINGIDARLVRTSGGAGASLSAVFTWRDVECEARISIANVLDFLTGKTTETRVELATGGSWMRFRGTASGGRKPGANGDVSGETPSLRGLLTWIGLDPPTAGGLKQFAFSGKVQASEDAAAFTALTLKLDGNQSEGALSAKLDAGRPMIQGTFASDRLDVTPYGRMMLSDAATNVWDRTPLDLKRLSRLDLDLRFSAASVTADESTFERVATSAMVRSGRLTVAVGTAHAWGGDVRASLSVGPAPDGQGATVRVEAEGNKVALLPALDDLMGVRRLDGTGDLEVQLEGSGSSILDIAQSLTGHIELTGTDGAVLGIDVAQVLNRIERRPLSGGGDLRGGKTAYDTLAAKVQLDRGTATIEEASVRGKQVSLSLSGNVSVARREIDLKGEAILLSPPPAAGTDRPKPDFDLPFMVQGPWSGAFVVLDPQILIRRSGAAQPLLEAVRNRSNGEAAVRSVIEQLAKPSALPPVPAKAAGN
- a CDS encoding GNAT family N-acetyltransferase, giving the protein MWFLRTVFGNEVLPVIPGRGVYLRVPQMQDYPAWRDLREESRSFLTPWEPVWPADDLTRTAFRHRLRRYARDMMSDEAYPLFIFHERDHVLLGGLTLSNVRRGVCQAASLGYWMGEPYAGKGYMRAAVSAVLPVAYEALRLRRIEAACMTNNLASIHLLERLGFVREGYARQYLCINGNWEDHFLFARLATDPLPDLAGPPSGRARQSQPAQ
- the bfr gene encoding bacterioferritin, translated to MKGDAKVIEYLNRGLRSELTAINQYWLHYRMLDNWGYKALAKKWRAESIEEMVHADKFVDRILFLDGFPNMQVLDPLRIGQDIKEILEADLAAEEGARALYQEAAAYCQTVKDFPSRDLFEELMTDEEGHIDFLETQLDLVAKLGVQLYAQHHIGELEED
- a CDS encoding ABC transporter permease, with amino-acid sequence MSHPSRPNGLVLAAGLVAAVVCLPIAALAAIAAQGSGDLWPHLMEHVLPEALLQTGILLIGVGTLTVIVAVPCAWLVSTCDFPGRRVFDWALLLPLAVPGYIVAYSYLDILHPLGPVQGAIRWILGISSPRGLRLPDLRSAGGCVFVLSCVLYPYVYLSARASFMVQSAAVLEVARTLGAGPWRTMVRIALPLARPAIVAGMTLALLEVLGDIGASEFLGMRTLTVSIYATWVNRSNLPGAAQIALVMLGVVLALIAAERAARKGARYVGTGSARGRPALRLTGLRAAGAILACTLPLTLGFLVPVLHLAVAVTHRIGAVGIPPTLWAEARNSALLAGGGTLLALVLGAVVAVALRLARGPVVPALARLASTGYAIPGTVLAIGLLTPLAGFDNLVNGLMLQMTGSGTGLILSGSGAALVIAYAIRFLSIPIGGLEAGYAKMSLHLDMAARSLGSTRARVVERIHVPLLRPAAATAALIVFVDGMKELPATLLLRPLGVETLATHIYGEAARGTYEDGALAALAIILVGLGPVILLARLSRRAQEGEASLQQPSGSV
- the thrC gene encoding threonine synthase, producing the protein MLYVSTRGEAPPLSFADALLAGLARDGGLYVPQDWPTLKPDEIAALAGKSYADVARRVITPFVDGAIPSAALDVMITDAYRTFRHTATTPLVQIAPNRFILELFHGPTLAFKDVAMQLLARMMDHVLAQRGGRATIVGATSGDTGSAAIEAFRHSDAVDVFILYPHKRVSEVQRRQMTTVGGANVHAIAVEGTFDDCQAHVKAMFNHHAFRDRMALAGVNSINWARIVAQVVYYFYAASALGAPHRDVSFVVPTGNFGDILAGWVAKRMGLPVRDLTIATNVNDILARTLETGRYEVKGVQPSTSPSMDIQVSSNFERLIFEAVDRDAASVRTLMAQLSQSGSFTLPRPALEAIAADFSADRADEPETAATIRKVYQDTGYVLDPHTAVAMAVAGKVEHAARVPQVVLSTAHPAKFPDAVEAATGKRPALPPHMADLMTRKERTTVLPNDIGAIEAFITTHARISAGAHA